A segment of the Candidatus Bipolaricaulota bacterium genome:
GCGGAGAAGCACGCGGCGCGGGTCCTGGTCAAGCACCTGCTGGCCACCGTCGACTTCCTTGAAGTCTGGGTGCGGATAAACCCGCTTGCCACCTACGGGACGGACGATCTCGGGGAGGTGATGCTCGCCCGTCCGCACGGGATCTGCCTCCCCAAGGCGGAGTCGGCTGAGGATGTGAAGGGACTGGCGGACGAGCTATCGCGACTGGAGACCGAGCTCGGGTTCGAAGAAGGCTCGACCATGATCATGCCGATCATCGAGACCGGCAAGGGGGTCCTTCATGCCGAGGAGATCGCGACCGCGGACCCGCGCGTGGCGGTGATCGCGTTCGGGGCGGAGGACTACACCCGCGACGTCGGGGCCAAACGCACGCAGGAGTCCCTCCTCTTCCCGCGCTCACAGATCGTCGCTGCCGCAGCGACGGCCGGGATCCAGGCGTCGGACACGGTGTACGCGAACCTGGAGGACGAGGAGGGCCTGATCGCGGAGACAAGGCACATCCGCGACCTCGGGTTCACCGGCAAGGGCGTGATCAACCCGCGCCAGATCGGGCCGATCCACTCCGTCTTTTCCCCGAGTCCGGAGGAGATCGCGGCGGCGGAGAGGATCGTCGCTGCCGCTGCGGAGGCGGAGAAACAGGGGATCGGGGCGATCGCGATCGGAGGGAAGATGATCGACAAACCGGTCCTCGAGCGGGCTCGCCGCACGCTCCGCCTCGCCGGGAAGATCAAGGAGGGAGTCGAATGAAAAACGCGCTCGGCCGTGAGATACCGGACCGGATTGGAGATCGGACCCTGCGCCCGTTCCAGGGCGCGTTCGCCACTACCCCGACCGGGCGGAAGGCCGCTCGGCCGCAGAAGACGGTCCGTCCCGGGGAGAACAAGGTCCTCCGCTCGATCGAAGAGGCGATCGAGGCGACCGGGCTCAAATCCGGGATGACGATCTCGTTTCACCACTCGTTCCGTAACGGCGATTACCTCGTGAACATGGTCGTCGATGCCTGCGCGCGCATGGGGATAGGTGACCTGCGGCTGTTTCCGACCGCTCTCTTCCCGATCCACGCCCCGCTCATCGAGCACATCAAAGCCGGGGTGGTGACGCGGATCGAGGGATCGATGAACGGCCCGGTCGGCGCGTTCGTCTCGAAGGGCGGGGCGCTGAAGCAGCCGGCGGTCCTCCGCTCGCACGGCGGCCGCTGGCGGGCGATCGAGGCCGGCGACGTGCACATCGACGTCGCGTTCATCGCCGCTCCCCAGGCCGATCCGTACGGGAACGCGACCGGGATCAAGGGGAAGACCCCGTGCGGCCCGATCAGCTTCTCCACCGTCGACGCCCAGTACGCGGACAAGACCGTGGTGGTGACGAACGACCTCGCCCCATATCCGGTACATCCATTTGAGATCCAGCAGGGCTGGACCGACTACGTGGTCGTTGTCGACGAGATCGGCGATCCCGAGAGCATCGCCTCCGGGACGCTGCGCATCACGCGCTCGCCCACTCGGCTTAGGATCGCGCGCCTCGCCGCGGCGGCGGTGAAGGCCTCCGGCTACCTGAAGGACGGGTTCAGCTTCCAGGGAGGAGCGGGCGGGATCTCGCTTGCGGCGACGAAGTTCGTCGGCGAGGAGATGGAGAAGGAGGGGATCGTGGGAAGCTTTGCCATGGGCGGAGGGACGAAGCTCCTCGTCGACATCCTCCACCGCGGGCTTGTGCGGACGATCCTCGACGGCCAGGCGTTCGATCTCGATGCGATCGCATCCCTGCGCGAGGACGAGAACCACGTGCTCATGGACCCGGGGCACTACGCAAACTACGACTCGCGCGGCTGCTCGACCTACATGCTCGACGCCGCGTTCCTCGGGGCGACCGAGGTCGACCTCGACTTCAACGTGAACGTGAACACCCATTCCGACGGCCAGCTCCTCCACGGGATCGGCGGGCACCAAGAGGTCGCTGCCGGGGCGAAGCTCACCCTGATCACCGTGCCCACGCTGCGGGGCAGGCTCCCGGTGATCGTCGACCGGGTCACCACGGTGACCACCCCGGGCGAGGTGATCGACGCGATCGTGACCGAGCGGGGAATAGCGGTCAATCCGAGACGGGAGGACCTGCGGGAGAGGTTCGTCGCGGCCGGGCTCCCGGTGCGTGAGCTTGCTGAAATCAAAAAGGAGGCCGACCGGCTCACCCGCCCGCCGCGAAAGCCCATTTTTGGGGACGAGGTGATCGCGCTCATCGAATGGCGCGACGGAACCGTGATCGACACAGTGAGGAAGGTGATAGGATGGAAGTGAAGGATGAAATCAGAAGGATCCTCCCGGAGATCGACCTGATCGAGGATGTGGACCTGCGCGACAAGGTAGCAGCGACGTGGGCCGACGGGCTGCAACGCGGGGGATGGACCCCGGAGGACATCACCCGGATGCCGTTCACCCTGGCAAAGAAGGTCGACATCAACTTCGCCCAGCACGTGCGCAGCGTGACGAAGATCTGCCTTGCCGTGGCCGAGACGTTCGACGAGATCTACAACGGGAAGCTCTCCCTCAACCGCGACGTCCTCCTCGCCGGTGCGCTCCTCCACGATGTGGGGAAGCTCCTCGAGATGGAGGAGGCGGATGGAACGTTCCGCAAGAGCCCGGCCGGAAAGCTCGTGCGGCACCCGTTCTCCGGGGTGGCGCTCGCCGATGCCCACGGGATCCCGCCGGAGGTGCAGCACATCATCGGGACCCACTCCAAGGAGGGGGACCCGTACCCGCGCACTCCCGAGGCGGTGGTCGTGCATCTCGCCGACTTCATGAACTTCGACACGATCGAGGGGTGATCCGAATGGGAATGACGTTCGCGCAGAAGATCCTCGCCCAGAAGGCGGGGTTGGATCATGTGGCCCCGAGCCAGATCGTCACGGTCACCCCGGATTTCTGCATGTCGCACGACAACACCGCCGCGATCTCCAAGATCTTTGCCAAGATCGGCGTTGATCGGGTGAAGGACCCGGAGCGGTTCGTGATCGTCCTCGACCACACCGTTCCCGCCTCGACCGAGAAATACGCCCTCGGGCACAAGGAGATCCGTCAGTTCGTGGCACAGCAAGGGATCGAGCACTTCTACGACGGTGGGGTCGGGATCTGCCACCAGGTCCTGCCGGAGAAGGGGTTCGCCCTTCCCGGGACGCTGATCCTGGGATCGGACTCCCACACCACCACCTACGGCGCGTTCGGCGCGTTCTCCGCCGGGATCGGCCGCTCGGAGATGGCCGTCCTGTACGCGACCTCCAAGATCTGGCTCAAGGTTCCGGAGAGCTTCAAAATCGTCGTCCACGGGAGGCTGCGGGAGCCGGTCACCTCCAAGGACCTGATCCTGCGGATCATCGGCGACATCGGCGCCGACGGCGCGCTCTATCGCTCGGTCGAGTTCACCGGCGAGGCGATCGCGGAGATGTCACAGGCATCGCGCATGGTCCTCTCCAACATGGCGATTGAAATGGGGGCGAAGAACGGCTACATCGCCCCGGACGACAAGACCTTCCGGTTCCTCGAGGGCCGCGCCGTGCGCAAGTACTATCCGGTCTATCCCGATCCGGACGCGGAGTATGAAAAGGTCCTTGAATTCGACGCATCGAGCCTCGGACCCCAGGTCGCCAAGCCCCACACCGTGGACAACGTCTCTCCGGTGGAGGAGGTGGCAGGAACGAAGATCGACCAGGCACTGCTCGGCACGTGTACCAACGGGAGGCTCGAGGACCTGCGCCTGGCAGCGCGCATCCTCAAAGGGAAGAAGATCGCCAAGGGCGTGCGGATGCTCGTTCTGCCGGCATCGCAGGAGGTCCTGCTCGACGCCCTGGCCGAGGGGCTGATCGAGACGTTCGTCCGCGCCGGAGCGCTCGTCCTCAACCCCGGCTGCGGCCCGTGCCTCGGTGCGCATCAGGGGGTCCTCGCCCCGGGCGAGGTATGCCTCTCCACCGCGAACCGCAACTTCAAGGGGAGGATGGGATCGCGCGAGGCGGAGATCTACCTGGCGTCCCCGGCCACGGTCGCTGCGTCGGCCCTGACCGGAGTGATCACCGATCCGCGTGAGGTATTCGAAGGAGGTGCGAAATGATCGAAGGGCGCGTCTGGCGCTACGGCGACGATGTCAATACCGACGTGATCTTCCCGGGAAAGTACACGTACCAGCCGCTCACCCCGGAGGAGATGGCGACCCATGCCCTGGAGGACCTCGACCCGAGCTTCGCCAAGGAGGTAAAACCCGGGGACGTGATCGTCGCCGGGACGAACTTCGGCTGTGGCTCGTCGCGCGAACAGGCCGCGACCTGTTTGAAAGCAGCCGGCGTGGCGGCGGTGATCGCGAAATCCTTCTCGCGCATCTTCTTCCGAAACGCGATCAACAACGGCCTTCCCGTGATCGAGCTGAAAGAGGGGATCGACGAGATCGAAAAGGGAGACACCGTCAAGATCGACTTCCAAAACGGGATCGTGATCCACGAAGGTAACGAATATCACTTCCCTGCCCTCCCCGCGGAGGTCCTCGCCATCCTCGAAGACGGCGGCCTGATCCCGCACGTGCGGAAGGAGTTGGGAAAAGGGTAAATGTCTAATGCAGGTCCAGGCCTTTCAGAAGAACCGAAGATCGACAAATACTGGGAAGGGAAGCGATGAGAGTCAGATACGATGAAGAGACGGATGCCCTCTACATCAAGCTTCGGGAAGGCGAGTACCACGAAAGCGACGAAATCCGCGATGGTTTCATTCTTGACTACGATGTGGATGGCAACATCATCGCCATTGAAATTCTGAATGCCTCTGCCCACCTAGCCCCTGCTGAACTATCCACTGTCAACTTCGAGATTACTCGTCCACTGCTGAAAACCGGCGAGAACAGATGAAACTTTCTCATCGTCTTTGAAAACGGCGGTCTGATCCCGCATGTAAGGAAGGAGTTAGAGAAGGAGTGAAAAGTCGTATTCAGCCCTATCGGCAAATACGGATGGTAAGC
Coding sequences within it:
- a CDS encoding HpcH/HpaI aldolase/citrate lyase family protein, yielding MPKETIVGSENKGDCRVRLTPADSLAIEIHTSNPDLFAPGIEAVVTETLAGLGVTQAKVEITEQGSLDYVIAARVEAAARTLFPDLPPLRPQVARSPSDRDRLRRTRLYAPGNNPRLLVGIELHGADCVLLDLEDSVPPAEKHAARVLVKHLLATVDFLEVWVRINPLATYGTDDLGEVMLARPHGICLPKAESAEDVKGLADELSRLETELGFEEGSTMIMPIIETGKGVLHAEEIATADPRVAVIAFGAEDYTRDVGAKRTQESLLFPRSQIVAAAATAGIQASDTVYANLEDEEGLIAETRHIRDLGFTGKGVINPRQIGPIHSVFSPSPEEIAAAERIVAAAAEAEKQGIGAIAIGGKMIDKPVLERARRTLRLAGKIKEGVE
- the citF gene encoding citrate lyase subunit alpha; translation: MKNALGREIPDRIGDRTLRPFQGAFATTPTGRKAARPQKTVRPGENKVLRSIEEAIEATGLKSGMTISFHHSFRNGDYLVNMVVDACARMGIGDLRLFPTALFPIHAPLIEHIKAGVVTRIEGSMNGPVGAFVSKGGALKQPAVLRSHGGRWRAIEAGDVHIDVAFIAAPQADPYGNATGIKGKTPCGPISFSTVDAQYADKTVVVTNDLAPYPVHPFEIQQGWTDYVVVVDEIGDPESIASGTLRITRSPTRLRIARLAAAAVKASGYLKDGFSFQGGAGGISLAATKFVGEEMEKEGIVGSFAMGGGTKLLVDILHRGLVRTILDGQAFDLDAIASLREDENHVLMDPGHYANYDSRGCSTYMLDAAFLGATEVDLDFNVNVNTHSDGQLLHGIGGHQEVAAGAKLTLITVPTLRGRLPVIVDRVTTVTTPGEVIDAIVTERGIAVNPRREDLRERFVAAGLPVRELAEIKKEADRLTRPPRKPIFGDEVIALIEWRDGTVIDTVRKVIGWK
- a CDS encoding HD domain-containing protein, with translation MKDEIRRILPEIDLIEDVDLRDKVAATWADGLQRGGWTPEDITRMPFTLAKKVDINFAQHVRSVTKICLAVAETFDEIYNGKLSLNRDVLLAGALLHDVGKLLEMEEADGTFRKSPAGKLVRHPFSGVALADAHGIPPEVQHIIGTHSKEGDPYPRTPEAVVVHLADFMNFDTIEG
- a CDS encoding 3-isopropylmalate dehydratase large subunit translates to MGMTFAQKILAQKAGLDHVAPSQIVTVTPDFCMSHDNTAAISKIFAKIGVDRVKDPERFVIVLDHTVPASTEKYALGHKEIRQFVAQQGIEHFYDGGVGICHQVLPEKGFALPGTLILGSDSHTTTYGAFGAFSAGIGRSEMAVLYATSKIWLKVPESFKIVVHGRLREPVTSKDLILRIIGDIGADGALYRSVEFTGEAIAEMSQASRMVLSNMAIEMGAKNGYIAPDDKTFRFLEGRAVRKYYPVYPDPDAEYEKVLEFDASSLGPQVAKPHTVDNVSPVEEVAGTKIDQALLGTCTNGRLEDLRLAARILKGKKIAKGVRMLVLPASQEVLLDALAEGLIETFVRAGALVLNPGCGPCLGAHQGVLAPGEVCLSTANRNFKGRMGSREAEIYLASPATVAASALTGVITDPREVFEGGAK
- a CDS encoding 3-isopropylmalate dehydratase small subunit; amino-acid sequence: MIEGRVWRYGDDVNTDVIFPGKYTYQPLTPEEMATHALEDLDPSFAKEVKPGDVIVAGTNFGCGSSREQAATCLKAAGVAAVIAKSFSRIFFRNAINNGLPVIELKEGIDEIEKGDTVKIDFQNGIVIHEGNEYHFPALPAEVLAILEDGGLIPHVRKELGKG
- a CDS encoding DUF2283 domain-containing protein, whose amino-acid sequence is MRVRYDEETDALYIKLREGEYHESDEIRDGFILDYDVDGNIIAIEILNASAHLAPAELSTVNFEITRPLLKTGENR